Proteins from one Candidatus Omnitrophota bacterium genomic window:
- a CDS encoding DUF2905 domain-containing protein gives MGLFGKMLILFGLLLVVLGVIFTLGGKLPWFGRLPGDIYIHKRNFTLFFPITTSVIISVILSIILILLRRR, from the coding sequence ATGGGATTGTTTGGGAAGATGCTGATCCTGTTCGGGCTTTTGCTCGTTGTGCTCGGAGTCATATTTACGCTCGGAGGCAAATTGCCGTGGTTCGGCCGCCTGCCGGGCGATATCTATATCCATAAACGCAACTTCACTTTATTTTTCCCCATAACGACTTCGGTGATAATCTCCGTGATCCTGTCGATAATATTGATACTGCTGAGGCGAAGATGA
- a CDS encoding SpoIID/LytB domain-containing protein: MRKVSAAILCLFIGMAFLCSCAGAGQVPDTEVRVLVIDGRDSFIISLKGKYTICEMGSDKVLAEGPFLSGVVSAAKNGLILGRKEVGQSAITIKVVRDGNVYIDSRRFRGAIDIIKKSDGKLMVVNRLGLDEYLYGVLYNEVSHRWPMEVLKAQAITARTFALYEIRQSKGQLYDLRNDIYSQVYGGRTSEKWATTTAVDRTRGQILVYNGDIFPAYYHATCGGYTEDAANLWNVNIEPLKGSECGFCSDSPHYRWSKDIPIDALEKKLKGGGYKVGNVSSIAVLSKNRSGRVDKLEIKDGFGRSVVMSGKDFRHMLGPNEARSANFEITLRPGIVRIDGIGWGHGVGMCQWGAYGMSRKGFKAAEILRRYYPGAEISTIDKIKM, from the coding sequence ATGAGAAAGGTGTCCGCGGCTATCCTGTGTTTATTCATAGGGATGGCGTTTCTGTGCTCATGTGCCGGCGCCGGTCAGGTGCCCGACACAGAAGTCCGCGTTCTTGTAATAGATGGACGGGATTCTTTTATTATTTCCCTGAAAGGCAAATATACCATATGCGAGATGGGCTCCGATAAAGTGCTGGCGGAAGGGCCGTTCTTGTCGGGGGTGGTTTCTGCGGCGAAGAACGGATTGATTCTCGGGAGGAAAGAGGTAGGGCAGAGCGCGATAACTATAAAGGTTGTGCGCGACGGTAATGTATATATCGATTCCCGCCGGTTCAGAGGAGCTATCGATATAATAAAAAAGTCCGACGGCAAGCTGATGGTTGTGAACCGGCTTGGCCTGGATGAATACCTCTACGGTGTCCTGTATAACGAAGTTTCGCATCGCTGGCCGATGGAGGTATTGAAGGCCCAGGCTATAACTGCCAGAACTTTCGCGCTTTATGAAATAAGGCAGAGCAAGGGGCAGTTGTATGACCTGAGAAACGACATATATTCGCAGGTGTACGGCGGCAGGACATCGGAAAAATGGGCGACGACGACCGCGGTGGATCGGACTAGGGGGCAGATCCTCGTCTACAACGGAGATATATTCCCCGCCTATTATCATGCCACCTGCGGCGGCTACACCGAAGATGCGGCCAATCTGTGGAACGTGAACATCGAGCCGCTCAAAGGTAGTGAGTGCGGATTTTGTTCAGATTCTCCACATTACAGATGGTCAAAAGATATCCCTATTGATGCGCTTGAAAAGAAATTAAAGGGCGGCGGTTACAAGGTCGGTAATGTGTCGTCTATCGCCGTGTTGTCAAAGAATAGATCGGGACGGGTGGACAAGCTCGAGATAAAGGACGGGTTCGGCAGGAGCGTTGTTATGAGTGGGAAGGATTTCAGGCATATGCTGGGGCCGAACGAAGCGCGCAGTGCGAATTTTGAAATAACTCTGAGGCCGGGCATAGTGCGCATCGATGGAATAGGCTGGGGCCATGGGGTTGGTATGTGCCAGTGGGGCGCGTACGGCATGTCGCGCAAAGGCTTTAAGGCGGCGGAGATATTACGGCGCTACTATCCCGGGGCGGAAATTTCGACGATCGACAAGATAAAGATGTAA
- the queA gene encoding tRNA preQ1(34) S-adenosylmethionine ribosyltransferase-isomerase QueA yields the protein MKLSEFDYNLPKELIAQYPAQKRDACRLMVLDRASKTIAHKTFEDILGYFKPGDLLVLNNTKVIPARLFGKRKSGGKVELFLLEMKNPICEALVKPGARVKDGEIIILDSGDEVEVMGRGDIGRQVRFNRPIESIVKEIGHMPLPPYIDRNDEDSDKQNYQTIYCRKEGATASPTAGLHFTDELLDKIAGRGVRVQYVTLHTNYGTFAPVKTEDVEGHKMHKEPFELSAETAEAIVETKKRDGKVYAVGTTTTRVLEHCAQKLPRSAGGHTEMFIYPGYKFKVVDRLITNFHLPKSTLMLLVSAFAGKDFILDAYRQAIAERYRFFSYGDGMLIV from the coding sequence ATGAAACTATCCGAGTTTGATTATAACTTACCGAAGGAATTGATCGCGCAGTATCCGGCCCAGAAGCGGGATGCGTGCAGGTTGATGGTGCTCGATCGCGCTTCGAAGACGATCGCGCATAAGACGTTCGAGGATATCCTCGGATATTTTAAACCCGGCGATCTGCTCGTCCTGAATAATACGAAAGTAATCCCCGCGCGGCTCTTTGGGAAGCGGAAGTCGGGCGGGAAGGTTGAGTTGTTTCTACTGGAAATGAAGAATCCGATTTGCGAGGCGCTCGTAAAACCGGGGGCGCGGGTTAAGGATGGAGAAATTATAATTCTCGATTCCGGGGATGAGGTCGAGGTTATGGGGCGCGGCGATATCGGAAGACAGGTAAGATTTAACAGGCCGATCGAAAGTATTGTGAAAGAAATAGGCCACATGCCATTGCCGCCATACATCGATAGGAACGACGAAGATTCGGACAAACAGAACTATCAGACTATTTACTGCCGGAAGGAAGGCGCGACCGCAAGCCCGACAGCGGGATTGCATTTTACGGATGAGTTGCTGGACAAAATCGCAGGACGCGGGGTACGGGTTCAATATGTGACGCTCCACACGAATTACGGGACGTTCGCGCCGGTAAAGACGGAAGATGTCGAGGGGCACAAAATGCATAAGGAACCCTTCGAGCTTTCCGCCGAGACCGCGGAGGCGATAGTCGAGACGAAGAAGCGCGACGGTAAGGTATACGCGGTCGGGACGACTACGACACGCGTTTTGGAACATTGCGCGCAGAAACTTCCGCGCAGTGCCGGCGGGCACACCGAAATGTTCATATATCCGGGTTATAAGTTCAAAGTCGTCGATCGCTTAATTACGAATTTCCATCTGCCGAAATCTACGCTTATGCTACTGGTGAGCGCATTCGCAGGTAAAGACTTTATTCTCGATGCATATCGCCAAGCCATAGCCGAGCGATACAGATTCTTTAGCTATGGCGACGGGATGTTGATAGTGTAA
- the tgt gene encoding tRNA guanosine(34) transglycosylase Tgt, translating to MSFKLIHNDKSTKARLGVLTTAHGQVNTPVFMPVGTQGTVKAMSTDELKTCGAEIILGNAYHLYLRPGLDIIGKAGGLHKFMGWDRPILTDSGGYQIFSLATLRKLTDEGAEFSSHIDGSKHFITPEKAIDIQQVLGSDIMMILDECVHYPAARDYVEQSLELTTKWARRAKEYLASFRPGQNYSSSAGDKDNFNRAQTINHQLLFGIVQGSTYLDLRKKAVEDLLSIGFDGYAIGGVSVGEPASLIHEIAGYTASLLPQDKARYLMGIGTPPDIIEAISNGIDMFDCVVPTRNGRNGQAFTWDGELQLRNAEFKEDFRPIDEKCDCFACRNHTRAYIRHLFNTQELLGLRLVSLHNIHFYVTLIKLSREAIRDDAFDDFRKKFLRLYLKKERQNGTSVKSVI from the coding sequence ATGAGTTTTAAACTGATACATAACGACAAATCGACGAAGGCGCGGCTCGGAGTGCTTACGACAGCGCATGGCCAGGTGAATACTCCTGTATTCATGCCGGTCGGAACGCAAGGCACCGTCAAGGCGATGTCGACCGACGAGCTCAAAACATGCGGCGCGGAAATAATACTCGGCAACGCGTACCACCTTTACTTGCGGCCCGGACTCGACATTATAGGCAAGGCAGGCGGTTTGCATAAATTCATGGGCTGGGATCGGCCGATCCTTACCGATAGCGGAGGTTACCAGATATTCAGCCTGGCGACGCTTAGAAAACTCACCGACGAGGGGGCCGAATTCTCATCGCACATAGACGGGTCAAAACATTTTATTACGCCCGAGAAGGCGATCGACATACAACAGGTGTTGGGCAGTGATATCATGATGATACTCGACGAATGCGTCCACTATCCCGCCGCGCGCGATTACGTCGAGCAGTCGCTCGAGCTGACAACGAAATGGGCCAGACGGGCGAAAGAATATTTAGCGTCTTTTCGACCCGGGCAAAATTATTCTTCGAGCGCAGGAGATAAGGATAATTTTAACCGCGCTCAAACAATAAATCACCAGCTATTGTTTGGAATTGTCCAGGGAAGTACGTATTTGGATCTACGCAAGAAGGCGGTCGAGGATCTTCTCTCGATAGGATTTGACGGCTACGCGATAGGCGGGGTGAGTGTGGGGGAGCCTGCAAGCCTGATACATGAGATCGCAGGTTATACCGCGTCACTTCTGCCGCAGGACAAGGCGCGCTACCTGATGGGGATAGGTACGCCACCCGACATAATAGAGGCGATATCCAACGGCATAGACATGTTCGACTGTGTGGTCCCGACCAGGAACGGCCGGAACGGGCAGGCGTTTACCTGGGATGGCGAGCTTCAGTTGAGGAACGCCGAATTTAAGGAAGACTTCCGACCCATTGACGAAAAATGCGATTGCTTTGCCTGCAGGAACCATACCCGCGCTTACATAAGGCATCTATTTAATACGCAGGAGCTTCTCGGTCTTAGGCTTGTTTCGTTGCATAATATTCATTTTTATGTTACACTAATCAAATTATCGCGCGAGGCGATAAGAGATGATGCTTTTGATGATTTCAGGAAGAAGTTTTTAAGATTATACCTAAAAAAGGAGAGACAAAATGGGACAAGCGTCAAATCCGTTATTTAA
- the yajC gene encoding preprotein translocase subunit YajC — translation MGQASNPLFNLLPIIVIFIIFYFLLIRPQKKQQDEHKKMIAGLKKNDEVVTAGGIHGTIMNVKDHTVTLKVDDNVKVEVQKSSIASMKRKAGGE, via the coding sequence ATGGGACAAGCGTCAAATCCGTTATTTAATTTATTGCCGATAATAGTTATTTTTATAATATTTTATTTTCTTCTTATCCGGCCCCAAAAAAAACAGCAGGATGAGCATAAGAAGATGATAGCGGGACTTAAAAAGAATGACGAAGTGGTAACTGCCGGAGGCATACACGGCACGATAATGAATGTGAAGGATCATACGGTTACCCTCAAGGTGGATGACAATGTAAAAGTCGAGGTACAGAAGTCAAGCATCGCGAGCATGAAGCGTAAAGCAGGAGGGGAGTAA
- the secD gene encoding protein translocase subunit SecD: MNKGQQWKIVGIVAIVIASLWIIWPPFTIKDKDGSVQKGKINLGLDLQGGMHVVLKVDTSKVPAEARKDAVERAMEIIRNRVDQFGVGEMAIQRQGKDNIIIQLPGVTDRERALEIIGKTAHLEFRLVSDNTEDLKKAINNEPVEGYELKYMEGERAGSEPLLIAKTASLTGDLLVNAKTEFSSRGFGEPYVSLTLNAKGAQIFANVTATNVGKRLAIVLDGKVVSAPVIREAIPSGQAQISGNFTVEQANDLSVILRAGALPAPVIVEEERTVGPLLGADSIRSGLKAAVIGTALVVVFMIFYYRLAGFVAVFALGLNLLLILACLALFKGTLTLPGIAGLILTLGMSVDANVLIYERMREEMALGKSMRAAIAAGYHRALSAIVDSNLTTIIAAALIFKFGTGPIRGFAVTLTIGLLANLFTAVMCTKVIFEVMCDQFNLAKLKFMHLFTRQTNIDFIGKRKICYIISALFIIIGLALFIMRGDKNYGVDFSGGTLQQYMFDKPVKMDDIRKVLKDIGYGNASIQQYGNPKEVIVRTQEDIATKLSGAFRENLKDNSFQVLRVETVGPAVGKNLRQNALISLILGLAGIAIYVMFRFDLKYGIAGVIALIHDVLFAVGAMALTHRQFDLTIVAALLTIAGYSINDTVVIYDRIRENLRIVKKGSFNEIVNLSINQMLGRTILTTGVTMLAVMALLVFGGAVLNNFSFCIFVGFFVGVYSTIYIASPLVISWHQARVAVKR; this comes from the coding sequence ATGAATAAAGGGCAACAGTGGAAAATAGTCGGCATAGTCGCTATCGTCATAGCTTCTCTGTGGATTATCTGGCCGCCGTTTACTATAAAAGACAAAGATGGTAGTGTACAGAAGGGGAAGATAAACCTCGGGCTTGACCTGCAGGGCGGTATGCACGTTGTCCTGAAAGTAGATACGTCGAAGGTTCCGGCCGAAGCTCGCAAGGATGCTGTCGAGCGGGCCATGGAGATAATCAGGAACAGGGTTGACCAGTTCGGCGTCGGTGAAATGGCTATACAGAGGCAGGGTAAAGACAATATCATAATACAACTGCCTGGAGTTACCGACCGCGAAAGGGCTCTTGAGATAATAGGGAAGACGGCGCATCTTGAGTTCAGGCTTGTTTCCGATAATACCGAGGACTTGAAGAAAGCTATCAATAACGAGCCTGTCGAAGGATACGAGCTTAAGTATATGGAAGGCGAACGCGCAGGGAGCGAGCCTCTCTTGATCGCGAAAACGGCAAGCCTTACCGGCGATCTTTTAGTGAACGCGAAAACGGAGTTCAGCTCCCGCGGATTCGGCGAACCTTATGTTTCGTTGACACTTAACGCTAAGGGCGCCCAGATTTTTGCCAATGTTACCGCTACTAATGTAGGTAAGCGGCTCGCCATAGTCCTGGACGGAAAAGTCGTTTCGGCGCCTGTGATCCGCGAAGCGATACCGTCTGGCCAGGCGCAGATATCTGGGAATTTTACCGTGGAACAGGCCAATGACCTCTCTGTCATATTGAGGGCTGGCGCGCTTCCGGCGCCTGTCATCGTAGAGGAAGAGAGGACTGTAGGGCCATTGCTCGGAGCCGACTCCATTAGGAGCGGTCTCAAGGCGGCGGTTATAGGAACTGCTCTCGTCGTAGTTTTCATGATATTTTATTACAGGCTGGCCGGCTTTGTCGCTGTTTTTGCGTTGGGACTTAACCTTCTCCTTATACTCGCATGCCTGGCCTTATTTAAAGGAACGCTTACACTGCCAGGTATCGCCGGTTTGATATTGACCCTGGGTATGTCAGTAGACGCGAACGTTCTTATATATGAGCGAATGCGTGAAGAGATGGCGCTTGGTAAATCAATGCGCGCGGCTATAGCCGCAGGATATCATAGGGCGTTATCGGCGATAGTGGATTCTAATCTGACAACTATAATAGCGGCCGCTCTTATATTCAAATTCGGGACAGGCCCGATCAGAGGCTTTGCGGTTACGCTGACCATAGGCCTTTTAGCCAACCTATTTACGGCGGTTATGTGCACAAAGGTTATATTTGAGGTAATGTGCGATCAGTTCAATCTTGCCAAATTAAAATTCATGCATCTTTTCACCCGCCAGACCAATATCGATTTTATCGGCAAGAGAAAGATATGCTATATAATATCGGCCCTATTTATTATCATCGGCCTCGCGTTATTTATAATGAGAGGCGATAAGAATTACGGCGTCGATTTCTCCGGCGGCACATTGCAACAGTACATGTTCGATAAGCCGGTTAAGATGGATGATATCAGGAAGGTTTTAAAAGATATAGGATACGGGAACGCATCAATCCAGCAATACGGAAATCCTAAAGAGGTGATCGTTCGCACGCAGGAGGATATCGCTACCAAATTATCAGGAGCATTCCGGGAGAATTTGAAAGACAATTCGTTCCAGGTATTGCGTGTCGAGACGGTGGGGCCCGCTGTCGGTAAAAATCTCCGGCAAAACGCCCTGATAAGTCTTATACTTGGCCTGGCAGGTATCGCGATATATGTAATGTTCCGGTTTGATCTTAAGTATGGCATCGCGGGTGTAATTGCGCTGATCCATGACGTATTATTTGCCGTCGGCGCGATGGCGCTTACTCATAGGCAGTTTGATCTTACGATCGTGGCCGCGTTATTGACTATCGCCGGTTATTCGATAAACGATACAGTCGTTATATATGACCGTATAAGGGAGAACCTGCGTATTGTTAAGAAGGGCAGTTTTAACGAGATCGTCAATTTAAGCATAAACCAGATGCTCGGCAGGACTATCCTTACCACAGGCGTTACAATGCTTGCGGTAATGGCCCTTCTCGTATTCGGCGGCGCGGTGTTGAATAATTTCTCATTCTGTATATTTGTCGGTTTCTTCGTAGGAGTCTATTCCACTATTTATATCGCGAGCCCGCTGGTCATTTCGTGGCATCAGGCGAGAGTCGCTGTTAAGAGGTAA
- the recJ gene encoding single-stranded-DNA-specific exonuclease RecJ codes for MQKIWKIRESDPKVQDHLSSALNISKVTAQLLVNRGIKTIDVASDFMKCSLASCHSPFLLKDMDKAVSRIRKAISSGERILVYGDYDVDGMTSVTLLYSALKTLGANATTYIPNRIEEGYGLNLSAIKRAHHDGVKLIITVDCGISSFKETEHAAALKVDIIITDHHEIVGAKVPMAYAVINPLQKDCKYPFKHLAGVGLAYKLVKALYDGTSHFAEDFLDLVSLGTVADIAPLVGENRVLAKHGLDELSRRERVGLRALMEVSGLDGNISSGHIGFVLGPRINAMGRIGSPQKAIDLLLSDNIDTATELAKVLSTENRSRQKIEARILDEALDKVEREVNFKDHRVIVLASENWHPGVIGIVASRIADRFYRPTILISLDGKVGKGSGRSIDGFHLFEYLLRCKDLLAGFGGHEAACGITIEKDNISKFTELINAEAFKDVDESIFSPKLEIEMDVPLGSLNEEVIREIEALAPFGSENPRPVLSSRKLNIKDGPRQIGKSGFKLWVTDKAVTCEAITFGRGNFDMPKAGSDIDLAYIPSINNWQGVQSIQLEIKDIK; via the coding sequence GTGCAAAAGATATGGAAAATCAGAGAGTCCGATCCTAAGGTACAGGATCATCTTTCTTCCGCTCTGAATATTTCGAAAGTTACCGCCCAGCTTCTTGTAAACCGCGGCATCAAGACCATCGATGTGGCTTCCGATTTCATGAAGTGCTCCCTGGCGTCCTGCCACAGCCCGTTTCTTCTGAAGGATATGGATAAAGCTGTTTCGAGGATCAGAAAAGCGATATCCTCCGGAGAACGGATACTCGTTTATGGCGATTACGATGTCGACGGTATGACGAGCGTTACTCTTTTATATTCCGCCCTCAAGACGCTTGGCGCTAATGCCACGACCTATATTCCGAATAGAATCGAGGAAGGGTACGGACTTAACTTATCCGCGATAAAACGCGCGCATCATGATGGTGTTAAGCTTATTATAACGGTCGATTGCGGCATATCTTCATTCAAAGAAACGGAACATGCGGCCGCTTTAAAAGTAGATATTATAATTACCGACCATCATGAGATTGTAGGCGCGAAAGTTCCTATGGCTTATGCCGTAATAAATCCTCTCCAGAAAGACTGTAAATATCCGTTTAAACACCTGGCAGGCGTAGGGCTTGCGTATAAACTTGTTAAAGCCCTGTACGACGGCACGTCTCATTTTGCCGAAGATTTCCTCGACCTGGTAAGTCTTGGGACGGTGGCGGATATCGCGCCACTGGTAGGCGAGAATCGCGTTCTCGCGAAGCATGGGCTTGACGAACTTAGCAGGCGCGAGAGAGTAGGCTTGAGGGCGCTAATGGAAGTTTCTGGACTGGATGGTAACATATCCAGCGGGCACATAGGTTTTGTACTCGGGCCGCGGATAAACGCCATGGGCAGAATCGGCTCGCCGCAGAAGGCGATAGATCTGTTGCTGAGCGACAATATCGATACCGCCACAGAGCTGGCAAAAGTATTGAGTACCGAGAACAGGAGCCGGCAGAAGATAGAGGCGCGGATACTGGACGAGGCGCTCGATAAGGTGGAGAGAGAAGTTAATTTTAAGGATCATCGAGTAATAGTTCTCGCGAGTGAAAATTGGCATCCCGGGGTTATAGGGATAGTAGCGTCGCGGATAGCGGACAGATTTTACAGGCCCACCATACTTATATCGCTCGACGGTAAGGTTGGGAAGGGCTCCGGCCGCAGTATAGATGGTTTTCATTTATTCGAATATCTTTTACGCTGTAAGGATCTATTGGCCGGATTCGGCGGTCATGAAGCCGCTTGCGGAATAACTATAGAAAAAGATAATATATCGAAGTTCACAGAACTGATAAATGCGGAAGCTTTTAAGGACGTGGATGAAAGCATATTCAGCCCCAAGCTCGAGATAGAGATGGATGTGCCGCTTGGTAGTTTAAATGAGGAAGTGATCCGGGAAATCGAGGCGCTCGCGCCTTTCGGTTCCGAGAACCCGCGCCCGGTGCTTTCATCCCGAAAGTTGAATATTAAAGACGGCCCGCGCCAGATAGGTAAATCAGGGTTTAAATTATGGGTAACAGATAAAGCTGTTACCTGTGAAGCGATAACTTTCGGCAGGGGCAACTTCGATATGCCGAAGGCAGGTTCCGATATAGACCTCGCGTACATACCTTCCATAAATAATTGGCAAGGCGTCCAATCCATCCAGCTGGAAATAAAAGACATAAAATAG
- the rpmB gene encoding 50S ribosomal protein L28 yields the protein MSKICLICGKKPVAGRTLVRRGLAKKKGGVGQKITGITARRFMPNLKTVRAIIDGTPKRIRVCVKCLKAGKVVKAI from the coding sequence ATGTCAAAAATATGTTTGATCTGCGGTAAAAAACCTGTTGCCGGACGCACACTGGTCCGCCGGGGCCTTGCCAAGAAAAAAGGCGGCGTTGGCCAGAAGATAACCGGTATAACGGCACGCAGGTTCATGCCGAATTTAAAAACCGTCAGGGCGATAATCGACGGTACTCCAAAAAGAATCCGCGTTTGCGTCAAATGCCTCAAAGCAGGCAAAGTCGTAAAAGCCATTTAG
- the recG gene encoding ATP-dependent DNA helicase RecG, with translation MQEKKQDILKTPVRYFKGVGPKKSELLAKLDINTAEDLLYYLPARYEDRSNLTAVRDLTPGEYRTVEGEVVTCSNRIAKSGRRFFQIAVADKTGFIHATWFNQPYLKDYFRKGQHVILYGKIEAHDKLQILQPEYEILEPDDAGSLHIGRIVPIYPSTDGLAQRYMRVLTDAALAKCCKYLIEKLPTYLIAREKLVDIKFAIHNIHFPAKFKNLEKAYRRIVFEEFFMLQLALAVKKSHSKNIAPGLAHKISGELVAAFKDNLPFELTGAQRDAMAEISRDLSSGRPMNRLLEGDVGSGKTIVAAYALVLTVQSGFQGVIMAPTEVLARQHFIALSELLMPLGINVSLLIGGMDPATKKTVAEEIENGMVNIVVGTHSIIQETVRFKDLGLAVIDEQHKFGVTQRAALKAKGRNPHILVMTATPIPRTLALTVYGDLDISVIKQMPKGRKPIETYWVEEAKRAEAYKFVKEELEKGRQAYVVCPLINGKIGSDARGQGAAEIFKKLKTEIFPEHTVALLHGRMSLQEKDKTMKDFKKGKIAVLVSTVVIEVGIDVPNASVMLVENAERFGLAQLHQLRGRVGRGEHESYCILLADPKTEEAAKRISAVENTLDGFLIAEEDLSIRGPGEFFGTKQHGLPEIKFGNILKDFDIMEHARREAFELIEKDPALAEEHHQPLRSALKEKFKGVPGLLSIG, from the coding sequence ATGCAAGAGAAAAAACAAGACATTTTAAAAACCCCGGTTAGGTATTTTAAAGGGGTAGGACCAAAAAAGAGCGAGCTATTGGCGAAGCTTGATATAAACACTGCCGAAGACCTGCTCTACTATCTGCCTGCGCGCTACGAGGATCGCTCTAATCTGACGGCTGTTAGGGATCTGACGCCGGGTGAATACCGCACTGTCGAAGGTGAGGTGGTAACGTGCTCCAATCGCATCGCGAAGTCGGGGCGGCGGTTTTTCCAGATAGCCGTGGCGGACAAGACCGGTTTTATTCACGCGACATGGTTCAATCAGCCGTACCTCAAGGATTATTTCAGGAAAGGACAGCACGTCATACTCTATGGCAAGATAGAAGCCCATGATAAACTTCAGATACTCCAGCCCGAATATGAGATACTCGAACCGGATGACGCAGGCTCTCTCCATATCGGCAGGATCGTGCCCATATACCCGTCTACGGACGGGCTTGCCCAAAGATATATGCGCGTCCTTACCGATGCGGCTCTGGCGAAATGCTGTAAATATCTCATAGAAAAACTACCGACCTATCTTATCGCCCGGGAAAAACTTGTCGATATAAAATTCGCCATACACAATATACACTTTCCTGCCAAATTCAAAAATCTCGAGAAGGCTTACAGGAGGATCGTGTTCGAAGAATTCTTTATGTTGCAGTTGGCGCTCGCTGTTAAAAAATCCCATTCAAAAAATATAGCGCCTGGCCTTGCGCACAAAATATCGGGCGAGCTTGTAGCCGCGTTTAAAGATAACCTGCCTTTTGAACTTACCGGCGCGCAGAGGGATGCGATGGCGGAGATATCGCGCGATCTGTCTTCGGGGCGTCCCATGAACCGTCTTTTGGAAGGCGATGTCGGTAGCGGCAAGACGATAGTTGCCGCCTACGCCCTCGTCTTGACGGTGCAGAGCGGATTCCAGGGCGTGATTATGGCGCCGACGGAAGTATTGGCGAGACAGCATTTCATCGCCTTGAGCGAACTCCTGATGCCGTTGGGCATCAACGTTTCGTTATTGATAGGCGGTATGGATCCCGCAACGAAAAAAACCGTTGCGGAAGAAATTGAGAACGGTATGGTAAATATCGTAGTTGGGACGCATTCCATTATCCAGGAGACGGTCCGTTTTAAAGATCTGGGACTGGCCGTGATAGACGAGCAACACAAATTCGGCGTAACACAGAGGGCGGCGCTGAAGGCGAAGGGGCGTAACCCGCATATACTTGTAATGACGGCGACACCTATACCCAGGACGCTGGCGCTTACCGTTTATGGTGACCTCGATATCTCGGTAATAAAGCAGATGCCGAAAGGGCGCAAGCCTATAGAGACGTATTGGGTCGAAGAGGCCAAGCGCGCCGAAGCCTATAAGTTTGTGAAGGAAGAGCTTGAGAAGGGCCGCCAGGCATATGTGGTTTGTCCGCTGATAAATGGCAAGATTGGATCCGATGCGCGCGGGCAGGGAGCCGCTGAGATATTTAAAAAACTTAAAACTGAAATATTCCCCGAGCACACCGTCGCGCTTCTGCATGGCAGGATGAGCTTGCAGGAAAAAGACAAGACCATGAAAGATTTTAAAAAAGGGAAGATAGCAGTTCTCGTATCGACCGTTGTAATAGAGGTCGGTATAGATGTGCCGAACGCTTCCGTGATGCTGGTCGAGAATGCCGAAAGATTCGGGCTGGCGCAGTTACATCAGTTAAGAGGCAGGGTGGGCCGCGGCGAGCATGAGTCGTACTGCATACTACTTGCGGATCCGAAGACGGAAGAAGCGGCCAAGCGCATCAGCGCCGTCGAGAATACGCTCGACGGTTTTCTCATAGCGGAGGAGGATCTCAGTATTCGCGGCCCGGGCGAGTTCTTCGGCACGAAGCAACATGGCCTGCCGGAAATAAAATTCGGCAATATATTGAAAGATTTTGATATAATGGAGCACGCCCGGAGAGAGGCGTTTGAATTAATAGAAAAAGACCCGGCGTTAGCCGAAGAACACCACCAGCCGCTACGAAGCGCGCTTAAGGAAAAGTTTAAGGGTGTGCCGGGACTGCTAAGCATAGGATAA
- the rsmD gene encoding 16S rRNA (guanine(966)-N(2))-methyltransferase RsmD yields the protein MRVIGGEYRSRIIEMPKGADVRPTQDRVREAVFNILTDVSGLKVLDLFAGSGAYGIEALSRGAGHAVFVENNSHCLKTITANVESLHIPESKYGILRSSAYMVLERLEKDGEVFDLIFVDPPYHKDMAKKCLLYIDNYDILSPNGRIVVEHFKADSLEEEFSGLVPEKERRYGDTVITIFRKQG from the coding sequence ATGCGTGTAATAGGCGGAGAGTACAGGTCGCGGATAATCGAGATGCCCAAAGGAGCTGATGTAAGGCCCACACAGGATAGGGTAAGAGAGGCGGTGTTTAACATACTTACCGATGTCAGCGGTTTAAAGGTACTGGATTTATTCGCAGGTAGCGGCGCTTATGGCATTGAGGCTTTATCGAGAGGTGCCGGGCATGCGGTATTTGTTGAGAATAACTCGCATTGTCTGAAGACGATAACCGCCAATGTAGAGTCTTTGCATATACCGGAGTCTAAATATGGGATATTGCGATCCAGCGCATATATGGTACTTGAGCGTCTGGAAAAAGACGGGGAGGTGTTCGATCTTATCTTTGTCGACCCGCCCTATCATAAGGATATGGCCAAAAAGTGCTTGCTTTATATTGATAATTATGATATTTTATCACCAAATGGCCGGATTGTAGTGGAGCATTTTAAGGCCGACAGTCTTGAGGAAGAATTTTCCGGCCTTGTCCCTGAAAAAGAACGCAGGTACGGGGACACGGTTATAACCATATTCAGAAAACAGGGTTGA